A section of the Eublepharis macularius isolate TG4126 chromosome 1, MPM_Emac_v1.0, whole genome shotgun sequence genome encodes:
- the GOLPH3L gene encoding Golgi phosphoprotein 3-like isoform X2, which yields MTTLTHRGRRADISRNADKRPEGEEDSELDMQVGEGDAGDSKDIRLTLMEEVLLLGLKDKEGYTSFWNDCISSGLRGGILMELAMRGRIQLEPQTLRKKRLLDRKVLLKSDAPTGDVLLDETLRHLKATEPAETVQTWIELLTGETWNPFKLQYQLRNVRERIAKNLVEKGILTTEKQNFLLFDMTTHPVTNTTEKQRLVKKLQESVLDRWVNDPHRMDKRTLALLILAHASDVLENVFSSLADEKYDVAMNRSKDLLDRDPEVEATKTGSMEMIWAVLAAFNKS from the exons ATGACGACGTTAACTCACCGGGGACGGCGTGCGGACATCAGCCGGAATGCTGACAAGAGACCAGAAGGCGAGGAGGATTCTGAGCTGGACATGCAGGTGGGCGAAGGCGACGCCGGCGACTCCAAAGACATCCGCTTGACTCTTATGGAGGAGGTGCTTCTGCTGGGATTGAAAGATAAGGAG GGCTACACGTCTTTCTGGAACGACTGCATCTCCTCGGGCCTGCGTGGCGGCATCCTCATGGAACTGGCTATGAGAGGGAGGATACAACTTGAGCCACAAACCTTGAGAAAAAAACGGCTGCTGGACCGCAAG GTACTTCTCAAGTCAGACGCCCCTACCGGAGATGTTCTTCTGGACGAGACGCTCCGCCACCTCAAAGCCACCGAACCAGCTGAGACGGTGCAGACGTGGATCGAGCTGCTGACAG GCGAAACGTGGAACCCCTTCAAGCTGCAGTACCAGCTGCGCAATGTTCGCGAGCGGATCGCCAAGAACCTGGTGGAGAAAGGGATCCTGACGACGGAGAAGCAGAACTTCCTGCTCTTCGACATGACAACCCACCCGGTCACAAACACCACCGAGAAGCAGCGCCTGGTGAAGAAGCTGCAGGAGAGCGTGCTGGACCGGTGGGTCAACGACCCCCACCGGATGGACAAGAGGACCTTGGCGCTGCTGATCCTGGCCCACGCCTCCGACGTGCTGGAGAACGTCTTTTCCAGCCTGGCTGACGAGAAATACGACGTGGCCATGAACAGGTCCAAGGACTTGCTCGACAGGGACCCCGAGGTGGAGGCCACCAAGACGGGCAGCATGGAAATGATTTGGGCCGTTCTGGCCGCTTTCAACAAGTCTTAA
- the GOLPH3L gene encoding Golgi phosphoprotein 3-like isoform X1: MHPGCSAEAMTTLTHRGRRADISRNADKRPEGEEDSELDMQVGEGDAGDSKDIRLTLMEEVLLLGLKDKEGYTSFWNDCISSGLRGGILMELAMRGRIQLEPQTLRKKRLLDRKVLLKSDAPTGDVLLDETLRHLKATEPAETVQTWIELLTGETWNPFKLQYQLRNVRERIAKNLVEKGILTTEKQNFLLFDMTTHPVTNTTEKQRLVKKLQESVLDRWVNDPHRMDKRTLALLILAHASDVLENVFSSLADEKYDVAMNRSKDLLDRDPEVEATKTGSMEMIWAVLAAFNKS, from the exons CTGCAGCGCAGAGGCCATGACGACGTTAACTCACCGGGGACGGCGTGCGGACATCAGCCGGAATGCTGACAAGAGACCAGAAGGCGAGGAGGATTCTGAGCTGGACATGCAGGTGGGCGAAGGCGACGCCGGCGACTCCAAAGACATCCGCTTGACTCTTATGGAGGAGGTGCTTCTGCTGGGATTGAAAGATAAGGAG GGCTACACGTCTTTCTGGAACGACTGCATCTCCTCGGGCCTGCGTGGCGGCATCCTCATGGAACTGGCTATGAGAGGGAGGATACAACTTGAGCCACAAACCTTGAGAAAAAAACGGCTGCTGGACCGCAAG GTACTTCTCAAGTCAGACGCCCCTACCGGAGATGTTCTTCTGGACGAGACGCTCCGCCACCTCAAAGCCACCGAACCAGCTGAGACGGTGCAGACGTGGATCGAGCTGCTGACAG GCGAAACGTGGAACCCCTTCAAGCTGCAGTACCAGCTGCGCAATGTTCGCGAGCGGATCGCCAAGAACCTGGTGGAGAAAGGGATCCTGACGACGGAGAAGCAGAACTTCCTGCTCTTCGACATGACAACCCACCCGGTCACAAACACCACCGAGAAGCAGCGCCTGGTGAAGAAGCTGCAGGAGAGCGTGCTGGACCGGTGGGTCAACGACCCCCACCGGATGGACAAGAGGACCTTGGCGCTGCTGATCCTGGCCCACGCCTCCGACGTGCTGGAGAACGTCTTTTCCAGCCTGGCTGACGAGAAATACGACGTGGCCATGAACAGGTCCAAGGACTTGCTCGACAGGGACCCCGAGGTGGAGGCCACCAAGACGGGCAGCATGGAAATGATTTGGGCCGTTCTGGCCGCTTTCAACAAGTCTTAA